One genomic segment of Suncus etruscus isolate mSunEtr1 chromosome 15, mSunEtr1.pri.cur, whole genome shotgun sequence includes these proteins:
- the LOC126030421 gene encoding LOW QUALITY PROTEIN: cytochrome P450 3A12-like (The sequence of the model RefSeq protein was modified relative to this genomic sequence to represent the inferred CDS: deleted 1 base in 1 codon) has translation MDLIPNFSVETWLLLAASFVLLYFYGTYTHGCFKKLGIPGPKPLPFFGTVLAYRHGFWDFDMNCFKKYGKIWGFYDGRKPVLAITDPDMIKTILVKECYSVFTNRRSIGPVGFMRDAISLSEDEQWKRLRSLLSPTFTSGKLKEMFPIIDQYGDMLVKNMKKEVDKGKFVTMKDVFGAYSMDVITSTSFGVNCGFLNKPNDPFVENTKKLLRFNFLDPFLLIITLFPFLTPVFELLDISLFPKSVTNFFKSSIQRMKDSRIKDDNKNRVDLLQLMINSQNSKEVDTHKAMTDMELVAQSIIFIFAGYETTSSTLSFLMYALATNPDVQLKLQQEVDATFPNKAPPTYEALFQMEYLDMVMNEILRFFPIAGRLERVCKKDVEINGLLIPKDTVVMMPIFVLHKDPEHWTEPEEFRPERFSKKNKDNINPYVYMPFGAGPRNCIGMRFALMNMKLALVKVMQNFTFKPCKETQIPVKLSNQGLIQPEKPIVLKAEPR, from the exons ATGGATCTGATCCCTAACTTCTCTGTGGAAACTTGGCTCCTCTTGGCTGCCAGCTTTGTGCTCCTCTATTT CTATGGGACCTACACCCATGGATGCTTTAAGAAGCTGGGAATCCCAGGGCCCAAACCGCTGCCGTTCTTCGGAACAGTTTTGGCCTATAGACAT GGCTTTTGGGACTTTGAcatgaattgttttaaaaagtatGGGAAAATCTGGGG GTTTTATGATGGTCGAAAGCCTGTGTTGGCCATCACTGACCCAGAT ATGATCAAGACAATCCTAGTGAAAGAGTGTTATTCTGTCTTCACAAACCGGCGG TCTATAGGTCCAGTGGGATTTATGAGAGATGCCATCTCTCTATCTGAGGACGAACAGTGGAAGAGATTGCGGTCGTTGCTGTCTCCAACTTTCACCAGTGGAAAGCTCAAGGAG ATGTTCCCCATCATTGACCAGTATGGGGATATGTTGGTgaagaatatgaagaaagaaGTAGATAAAGGCAAATTCGTAACCATGAAAGA TGTCTTTGGAGCCTATAGTATGGATGTAATTACCAGCACATCATTTGGAGTAAATTGTGGATTCCTCAACAAACCAAACGATCCCTTTGTGGAAAATACCAAGAAGCTCTTGAGATTTAATTTCCTTGATCCATTCTTGCTTATAATAA CACTCTTCCCATTCCTCACACCAGTATTTGAATTACTAGATATCTCTCTGTTTCCAAAAAGTGTCACTAATTTTTTCAAAAGCTCCATACAAAGGATGAAAGACAGTCGTATCAAAGATGACAACAAG AACCGAGTGGATCTCCTTCAACTGATGATCAACTCCCAGAATTCCAAGGAAGTGGACACCCACAAAG CCATGACTGATATGGAACTTGTGGCCCAATCAATCATCTTTATTTTCGCTGGCTATGAGACCACCAGCAGCACTCTGTCATTCCTCATGTATGCCCTGGCTACCAACCCTGATGTCCAGCTGAAACTACAGCAGGAAGTGGATGCGACTTTCCCCAACAAG GCACCACCCACCTATGAAGCCCTGTTCCAGATGGAATATCTGGATATGGTGATGAATgaaattcttagattttttccAATTGCTGGCAGACTCGAGAGGGTCTGCAAGAAAGATGTGGAGATCAATGGATTACTCATCCCCAAAGACACAGTGGTCATGATGCCTATCTTCGTACTCCATAAAGATCCAGAACATTGGACAGAGCCCGAGGAATTCCGCCCTGAAAG GTTCagtaagaaaaacaaagacaacatCAATCCATATGTCTATATGCCCTTTGGCGCTGGTCCCCGAAATTGCATTGGCATGAGGTTTGCTCTCATGAACATGAAACTTGCTCTCGTCAAAGTAATGCAGAACTTCACCTTCAAACCTTGCAAAGAAACCCAG ATTCCTGTGAAGTTATCAAACCAAGGATTGATTCAACCAGAGAAACCCATTGTTCTAAAGGCTGAGCCCAGATGA